The genomic region CTGCGTTTAATGTTTCCAGCACCACATCACGGAAAGGGCTGGGTTCGTCCAGCAGAACCAGCGGCAACGGTTCCCCCTTCGGTAACACATATTCCGCAGCACAGTACCAAAGCGTGGGAGAGGTACGCAGCGTCAGACTTTCAAATGTCCCCGGACGGTGCGTGGTCACGATAAGATCCACTTCCTGAGACGCTAACATTTCTTCCATCCAGGCGTTACGCTTCACTCTGACATCCAGCGCTAACTTCGGATAAACCGAACTAATCCGGTTCAGGAGAAACGGCAGGATGGTATCCGCTGTCTCATCGGAAGCGCCAATAGTTAACGCCCCCTGAAGATTACTGAACATTAATGATGAGCAGGCCTCATCATTGAAGCGTAAAATCTTACGGGCATAGCCAAGAAGCTGGATACCATGCTCAGTCAACAGCTTATTGCGCCCGTGACGGGCGAACAGTTCTTTGCCTACGAGCTGCTCTAGCCGCTGCATTTGTTGGCTCACTGCGGACTGAGTACGACACACTGCCGCAGCCGCAGCCGCAAAGGTGTTCAGGTCAGCAACAGCAACAAAAGTTCTCAGCAGATCGAGGTCGAGGTTAATTATCAGACGATTTGCATTTATCATAATTTTTCACTTACAGGTGGCTCATACTGAGCCAGTTCATGCTGTGCATTCAGAAACAAGCAATTCCTTTTGAAATGTGCTTCCTTAGCAGGGTCACCGGTGTAGCCGGATGAATGCAAAAATGTATATCATGGGTCAGACGAAATGCCACTCGTTTCTCGGGTAATAATACTGGCTGATATCTCTCGACGTATTTCCAGGAAAACGAGCTTAATGATTAATCTGTATTGATATTTCTACCAGATACTGCATGACAAACAGCTAAAAGTAATAAGATAAGCCAGGCCTAACTCAATGAGAAATAAGCATCAAAGTGCTATTTAGCCATAAACAAAAGGCGTTGATATTGGCAAATCATGCGCACTGCAGGCCCGTCACTCTGCGCCATTTTAACCTAAAACCCCTTTATTTATAAGCTTTAATACGAATAATCTGATGCAAAGTTTTGTTAGGTTCGTCAAAGTAATTATCTATTATTAATGCCTTACGTAAACGCTTTTTAAATATTAAATAATAATTAATTAGATATGGAGCTATTCATAAACGCTGCTTAACATTAAATTTACACGTTAAATCAGACAGTACATTCCCATAACAGCCTCTCAGATTTATCTTTCGCTATTTACGAATAATGAAACTATTGCAGAAATTACCTTACTCGTCTCTATCTCGCCGCAATATTTTTTCAGCAACAGAAACCACCTAAGCGAAGCGGATGAAGCAGAGTATTTCTCTATAAAAACACAAGAATATTTGTTTTATATCTATAAACAACCTTTCGTGAAGTCGTTTGCAGTGAATCATGGCCTCAGCATTACACAAAATCTTCTTCTGTTAACCCTTCAAAATACCCCGCCGTGGGAGTACATTGTTCCAAGCTGACTTCCACGGCAGGGAGTGGCGATAACAGCTTAAAGGTCAAGGTTCATGTCCCCCATTGAAAAATCCAGCAAATTAGAAAATGTCTGTTATGACATCCGTGGTCCGGTTCTGAAAGAAGCGAAGCGTCTTGAAGAAGAAGGCAACAAAGTCCTGAAACTGAACATTGGTAACCCCGCCCCCTTCGGTTTCGACGCGCCAGATGAGATCCTTGTCGACGTCATTCGTAATCTGCCTACGGCGCAAGGTTACTGTGATTCGAAAGGCCTGTACTCTGCACGTAAAGCGATCATGCAGCATTACCAGGCTCGCGGAATGCGCGATGTCACCGTTGAGGACATCTATATTGGCAACGGAGTTTCCGAGCTGATCGTGCAGGCGATGCAGGCGCTGCTCAACAGTGGGGACGAAATGCTGGTGCCCGCACCGGACTATCCATTATGGACGGCGGCGGTTTCACTCTCCAGCGGCAAAGCCGTGCACTACCTCTGCGATGAATCTTCTGACTGGTTCCCGGATCTGGACGACATCCGTGCGAAAATCACCCCCCGTACGCGCGGGATCGTGATTATCAACCCGAACAACCCAACCGGCGCTGTCTACTCGAAAGAGCTGCTGATGGAGATCGTTGAGATCGCCCGCCAACATAACCTCATCATTTTTGCTGATGAGATCTACGACAAAATCCTGTATGACGACGCGGAACACCACTCTATCGCAGCAATGGCACCGGATCTGCTGACCATTACCTTTAACGGCTTATCTAAAACCTACCGCGTTGCAGGTTTCCGCCAGGGTTGGATGGTGCTGAACGGACCGAAGAAGCATGCCAAAGGCTATATCGAAGGGCTGGAAATGCTGGCCTCAATGCGTCTTTGCGCCAACGTTCCCGCACAACACGCCATCCAGACCGCGCTCGGTGGGTATCAGAGCATTAGCGAATTCATCCTGCCGGGTGGTCGTCTGTATGAACAACGTAACCGCGCCTGGGAACTGATTAACGAAATTTCCGGTGTCTCCTGCGTGAAACCGCGCGGCGCGCTGTATATGTTCCCGAAAATTGACGCCAAGCGCTTCAATATTCATGACGACCAGAAAATGGTGCTCGATTTCCTGTTGCAGGAGAAAGTGCTGCTGGTTCAGGGCACCGCCTTCAACTGGCCATGGCCTGACCACGTGCGTATCGTGACCCTGCCGCGCATTGACGAGATCGAAATGTCACTGAGCAAATTTGAGCGTTTCCTGTCGGGATACCGACAGCAGTAATCTGAAACCGTAGCCGGATGCAGCCCGAAGTATGAAGAGTATTTGCATCCGGCAGCGGGTCTGCGCACAATGATCTTCAGGTTGTCATTCTGAAAAGGTCACTATGAAGCAGAGCCATTTTTTTGCCCACCTCTCCCGCCTCAAGCTAATCAATCGCTGGCCTTTAATGCGCAATGTGCGTACAGAAAACGTCTCTGAGCACAGTTTACAGGTTGCGATGGTTGCGCATGCTCTGGCCGCGATCAAAAACCGGAAGTTTGCTGGACAGGTTAACGCCGAGCGCATTGCATTGCTGGCGATGTATCACGATGCTTCTGAAGTGCTAACAGGCGATCTCCCGACGCCGGTGAAATACTTCAATTCGCAAATTGCGCAGGAATATAAGGCGATCGAGAAAATCGCCCAGCAGAAACTGGTCGATATGGTGCCTGACGAACTGCGGGATATCTTTGCGCCGCTGATTGATGAGCATGCGTATAGCGAAGAAGAGAAATCTATCGTTAAACAGGCCGATGCGCTGTGTGCCTATCTGAAGTGTCTCGAAGAACTCTCAGCAGGCAACAACGAATTCCTGTTGGCAAAATCGCGGCTGGAGAAAACGCTGGAGGCGCGGCGTAGTCCAGAGATGGATTATTTTATGGCGGTGTTCGTGCCGAGCTTTCACCTCTCATTAGATGAAATCAGCCAGGACTCACCGCTTTAATTGCCCACTGTGTCTGTAGGCCGGATAAGACGTTACGTCGCCATCCGGCATCGTGCGCCATCATGCCTGATGGCGCTACGTTTATCAGGCCTACAAGACCCGCGCAGCGACGCCGGAGAAACATTAAAACGGGAACAGCATTGGAATCATCACCACGCAGACCGCCATCACGATAAGCGTGAACGGTACGCCAAGCTTAATAAAGTCACTGAAGCTGTAGTTCCCCGGCCCTAATACCAGTGTGTTTACTGGCGAGGAAACTGGCGTCATAAAGGCGGCGGATGCGGCCATCGCCACCACCATCGCAAACGGGTAAGGCGAGACGCCCATCGACTTCGCCGCCGCCAGCGCAATGGGGGCCATCAGCACCGCAGTGGCGGTATTGGAAATAAACAGACCAATGGTGGCGCAGAGCACGAACAGACAGCCGAGCATCATGTAGGGGCCATAGCCGCCTCCGACGTCCATCAGTCCTTTCACCACCAGGTCAACACCGCCCGTTTTTTGCAGTGCCAGCGCAAAGGGCATCATCCCGACAATCAAGATAATGCTCGGCCAGTGGATCGCTTTATAAGCGCTTTCGGCATCAATGCAGCGGAATTTCCCCATCAGCAGACAGGCGATAATCGCCGCAACCGTATTGGGAATTTCATCGGTGAGCATCAGAGCAACCATCAGCACCAGGCAGAAGATGGCATGAGGTGCCTGACTGTGCGCCGGAGATGCCTCGCTAACTTCCTCAGGCAGATTGAGCGCAACGAAGTCCCTGCCCTGCTTGCCGAGCAGGGCGATCAGCTTCCAGTTGCCCACCACCAGAATAATATCGCCTAACAGCAACGGCTCGTCCGCCAGTGAACCTTCGATTGGCACGCCGTCACGCTTCAGACCGACCACGTTCAGTCCATAGCGGGTACGAAAGCCAATCTCACGCACTGATTTACCAATCAGTTCAGATTCCGGAATGAGCGAGATTTCCGCCATTCCCACGTCCAACGCCTGATCGGAGAAATATTCTCCGCGCAGTACCATCGGCTCCAGCAGTTGTTCGCTACAGAATTCGCGCAGATCGACATCCGCCGCGGACATATCTATTAACAATACATCGCGGGCGCGAAATTCTGATACCCCGTTCACGTTAACGATAACCCGCCGAAAACGCCGCCAGCGCTCAACGCCAATGACGTTTGCACCGTAGCGTTCACGCAGTTTGAGATCGTCCAGGCGCTGGCCGACCAGCGGTGAGCCGGGACGAATGGCCAGACGACGCGCACGCCCGGAAAGACGGTATTCTTTAATGAGGTCACGGAAGGTCCGTCGCTTCCAGCTTTCGCCAGGCTGCGCTTGATCGTCGCCTTTGAGCATAAAACGCATCAGCAGCATATAGACGATGCCCAGAATGAGGACCACAAAACCAATCGGCGTGACGCTAAAGAAACCAAAGCCGTTAAAGCCTTCACGCAGTAATTCACTGTTCACGACGAGGTTAGGCGGGGTGGCGACCAGCGTCATCATGCCGCTGATAAGACCCGCAAAGCTGAGTGGCATCATCAGGCGTGACGGCGAGGTTTGCATCCGCATAGAGACACTAAGCACGACCGGAATAAAGATGGCCACCACGCCGGTAGAACTCATAAAAGCACCCAGTCCTGCGACGGTTAACATCAGCAGAACCAGCATCTTAACTTCACTACTGCCGGCCATTTTCACCAGCCAGGCCCCCATCACCGTGGCAACGCCAGTGCGCACCAGCCCGTCACCAATGATGAATAGCGCGGCAATCAGCACCACGTTGGGGTCGCTGAAACCGGAAAAAGCCTCGGTGATGCTCAATGTTCCACTCAGAACAAAGGCAACGATGACCAGCAAAGCAACCGCGTCCATACGCACTTTGCCCGTCGCAAATAAAAGCACGGCAATCACTAACAGCGAGAGAACCCAGATCAATTCACCGTTCACAACCTGTCCTTGTCAGATGAGTAGATAAGATTATTCTGCCATAAAAAAGCCCCGACAAATCGGGGCTAAATCATGATCAGGTATTTCTGACAACGGCCACATCACCGTTAGGTTGCTTCGTAACGGAAAGCTGCTCCAGGCTGGTGAGCGAGAAATCCACCTCATCGAGACGCGGCGTATCTGCCGGTGCGTTAACCGCAATGACATGACATCCGGCGGCGAGTCCCGAAAGTACACCCGCCGGGGCATCTTCCACCACGACACATTCCTCTGGCGCTAAGCCGAGAAGCTGAGCGCCCAGCAGGTACGCATCAGGCTCCGGTTTACCGCGCTTCACACGTTCAGCGGTCACGAAAACTTCAGGTGCCGGCAGTTTCGCTACCTGATGACGAGCACGCGCCACCGGCATCGATCCCGAGGTGACAATCGCCCATGGGATCCCGGCCTTGTTCAGATGGTTAAGTAACGCTACCGCCCCAGGTAACGCGGTGATCCCGGCGGTTTCCGTGGCTTCTACCTGCTCCAGCCAGGTGAATTCGGCGGCAATTTCCGCTTCAGTTTTGCCCGGCATAAAATGGCGCAGCGAGGTAATCGCCTGTTTACCATGAATAAAGTTAAGCACTTCATCATGCGCCAGATTAAAGCGATCGGCCCAGTTGCACCAGGCGCGTTCTACTGCCGGTAAGGAATCAACCAGAGTACCATCAAGGTCAAAGAGAAAGCCTTTACACTGCACGCTCACCCCCTCAGGCATTAATGATTTGGTTAATTTCATTGGCGCTCAGATGATACTGACGCGGGCAGGCATGCCATACGCTCAGCATGCGTTGATATTTTTCCCACATTGGCGTCTGGGCGTTGAAGCCGTGCGTGCCGGCATCAAAATGGGTATAGCGCCCTTCTACGTTCACCATAAAGCGCACGTAACCCAAATAGCGGGCTTCCGTCGCGGCGTCAAAACCGAGGAAAGTCACCCGACGCTCATCAATGCTTTGCGCATCTTTCAGGTTGGTCCAGGAAACATGGAGGGCATGGTACATCTCCATAATGTCGATTATCGTGCGACAGGTTTCTTCTTTAAGCTCACCAAACTCCCGATCCAGCTCGCGCATTTGCAGGCCGTATCCGCGTTCGATAATCGTCTGCAGACGACGATAGCGCTCGGCGTTGGACGGATCGAGCATAGTCATCATTTTGTACTGGTTCGACAAAATCAGACGTTGAGCATTGGTCATTTCCATTTGGAACTCCTGTATCACTTTACCGCGGTGAAAAAAAAGAAGGCATCGTTATGCCTTCTTTTATATGCGTAATCAGGGATCAATTACAAATCATCAAGGAAAGTTTTATCCAGTTGTTTGAACGCGCGCTTAAGCGTGTCAGCTAACGCCTGGTAATCCGGTTTACCTTCAACCGGTGCTAATGCTTGTCCTGCTTCCTGTAATTTCCCCCTGACCTCATAGAACCAGCTCAGAATCGATGGCGGCAGCGGCGTGACAGAGCGCTTGCCTAACCACCACAGCCCTTGCATTGGCAAACTGAGGGCGAATAAGGCGGTGGCCACGGCGGGACCTAACTGACCGCCAAGGGCGATCTGCCAGCACAGGGTAAACACGGCAATGGGGGGCATAAAACGGATGGCGTAGCGCGTCATGCGGATCACGCGGTTTTCAACAAAAACCGGCGCCAGGCGCTTTTCCATTGGCCACGTCTTTGAATAGTGCTGCCCCCGACGAAAAAGGCTGAAAAAATTAACGGAGCGATTATCCGGCGTCGACATGGCGTACCTCAACTTCACATATAAAGATTAAAAAATTTGTGCAAAACAACAACTGTGATGGACAACGTTCAAAACATTTTGTCATTTCTACCCACGATCGAGTATCCTGTGTCGGCCTGTAAAGGCCAGTAGTCCAAAATTAATGAGTCGTCAAATTTAGATATAGTATGCCATTGGCTGAAAAATACGCAAAATGGCATAGACTCAATGGTATTTCTTCCATCATGCGAAAAAGACAATTGCGTATGATGTTAATCATAAATGTCGGCGTCATCCTGCGCTACGCTCTATGGCTCCCTGACGTTTTTTTTAGCCACGTATCATAAATAGGTACTTCCATGTCGAGTAAGTTAGTACTGGTTCTGAACTGCGGTAGCTCCTCACTGAAATTTGCAATCATCGATGCCGTAAATGGTGAAGAGTACCTTTCTGGTTTAGCCGAATGTTTCCATCTCCCAGAAGCGCGTATCAAATGGAAAATGGACGGCGGTAAACAAGAAGCGGCTTTAGGTGCAGGCGCCGCTCACAGTGAAGCGCTGAATTTTATCGTTAACACTATTCTGGCACAAAAACCAGAACTGTCTGCGCAGTTGACTGCAATCGGTCACCGTATCGTGCACGGCGGCGAGAAGTATACCAGCTCTGTGGTTATCGATGACTCTGTTATTCAGGGCATCAAAGATTCTGCCTCTTTCGCACCGCTGCATAACCCGGCGCACCTGATCGGTATCGCTGAAGCGCTGAAATCCTTCCCGCAGTTGAAAAACAAGAACGTTGCCGTGTTCGACACCGCGTTCCACCAGACCATGCCGGAAGAATCTTACCTCTATGCCCTGCCGTACAGCCTGTATAAAGAACATGGCGTTCGCCGCTACGGCGCGCACGGCACCAGCCACTTCTTCGTAACGCAAGAAGCGGCAAAAATGCTGAACAAACCGGTTGAAGAACTGAACATCATCACTTGCCATCTGGGCAACGGGGGTTCTGTTTCTGCAATCCGTAACGGTAAATGTGTTGATACCTCCATGGGTCTGACCCCGCTGGAAGGTCTGGTGATGGGAACTCGCTCCGGTGACATCGACCCGGCGATCATCTTCCACCTGCACGATACTCTGGGTATGAGCGTTGATCAGATCAACAAAATGCTGACCAAAGAATCAGGTCTGCTGGGTCTGACTGAAGTGACCAGCGACTGCCGTTACGTCGAAGATAACTATGACTCCAAAGAAGACGCTAAGCGTGCAATGGACGTTTACTGCCACCGTCTGGCGAAATACATCGGTTCCTACACTGCGCTGATGGATGGTCGTCTGGACGCAGTCGTGTTCACCGGTGGTATCGGTGAGAACGCGGCGATGGTTCGCGAACTGTCTCTGGGTAAACTGGGCGTGCTGGGCTTTGAGGTTGATCACGAACGCAACCTGGCTGCCCGTTTCGGCAAGTCGGGTTTCATCAACAAAGAAGGCACCCGTCCTGCCATGGTGATCCCAACCAATGAAGAATTGGTTATCGCCCAGGACGCCAGCCGTCTGACTGCCTGATATCACACCGCCAGCCTCGCTGGCGGTGCTGTTTTATCACCCGCCCTCAATGGGCGGTGCTGTTTTGTAACCCGCCCAATTCGGCGGTAACGAAAGAGGATAAACCGTGTCCCGAATCATTATGCTGATCCCTACCGGAACCAGCGTCGGCCTGACCAGCGTCAGCCTCGGCGTCATCCGCGCTATGGAACGCAAAGGCGTTCGTCTGAGCGTCTTTAAGCCAATTGCTCAACCCCGCGCTGGTGGCGATGCGCCAGACCAGACCACCACGATTATTCGTGCTAACTCTACGGTCACCGCAGCTGAACCGCTGAAGATGAGCCACGTTGAGTCTCTGCTTTCCAGCAATCAGAAAGATGTGCTGATGGAAGAGATCATCGCGAACTACCACGCGAATACCAAAGACGCAGAAGTGGTACTGGTTGAAGGCCTGGTCCCAACCCGTAAACACCAGTTCGCACAGTCTCTGAACTACGAAATTGCGAAAACGCTGAATGCGGAAATCGTCTTCGTGATGTCTCAGGGCACCGATACCCCGGAACAGTTGAACGAGCGTATTGAACTGACTCGCAGCAGCTTTGGCGGCGCGAAAAACAGCAGCATCACCGGCGTTATCGTCAACAAGCTGAACGCCCCGGTTGATGAGCAGGGTCGTACTCGCCCGGACCTGTCCGAAATCTTTGATGACTCCACCAAAGCGCAAGTGGTGAAAGTGGATCCTGCTAAGCTGCAGGCTTCCAGCCCGCTGCCGGTTCTCGGCGCTGTGCCGTGGAGCTTTGATCTGATTGCCACTCGTGCGATCGATATGGCGCGTCACCTGAACGCGACCATCGTCAACGAAGGCGATATCAATACTCGTCGCGTGAAGTCAGTAACATTCTGCGCACGTAGCATTCCGCACATGCTGGAGCATTTCCGCGCAGGTTCCCTGCTGGTGACCTCTGCAGACCGTCCAGACGTGCTGGTTGCCGCCTGCCTGGCCGCGATGAACGGCGTGGAAATTGGCGCACTGCTGCTGACCGGTGGTTACGAAATGGACGCGCGCATCACTAAGCTGTGCGAACGTGCTTTCGCGACCGGCCTGCCGGTATTCATGGTGAACACCAACACCTGGCAGACCTCCCTGAGCCTGCAGAGCTTCAACCTGGAAGTCCCGGTTGACGATCACGAGCGCATCGAGAAAGTTCAGGAATACGTAGCAAACTACATTAACGCTGACTGGATCGAGTCTCTGACCGCGACCTCTGAGCGTAGCCGCCGTCTGTCTCCACCAGCGTTCCGCTATCAGTTGACTGAACTGGCGCGTAAAGCGGGTAAACGTGTTGTACTGCCAGAAGGCGACGAACCGCGTACCGTGAAAGCGGCAGCCATCTGTGCTGAACGTGGTATCGCCACCTGCGTACTGCTCGGTAACCCGGAAGAGATCAACCGCGTTGCAGCCTCTCAGGGCGTTGAGCTTGGCGCTGGCATTGAAATCGTTGACCCGGAAGTGGTTCGCGAAAGCTATGTCGCTCGCCTGGTTGAGCTGCGTAAGAGCAAAGGCATGACCGAAACCGTCGCCCGCGAACAGCTGGAAGACAACGTGGTTCTCGGTACCCTGATGCTGGAACAGGACGAAGTTGACGGTCTGGTTTCTGGTGCGGTTCACACCACTGCGAATACCATCCGTCCGCCGCTGCAGTTGATCAAAACCGCACCTGGCAGCTCGCTGGTTTCTTCGGTGTTCTTCATGCTGCTGCCGGAACAGGTTTACGTTTACGGCGACTGCGCAATCAACCCGGATCCGACCGCAGAGCAGTTGGCTGAGATCGCCATTCAGTCCGCCGATTCCGCAATTGCCTTCGGTATTGAACCGCGCGTAGCGATGCTCTCCTACTCAACCGGCACTTCTGGTGCGGGTAGC from Citrobacter sp. RHB25-C09 harbors:
- the lrhA gene encoding transcriptional regulator LrhA; the protein is MINANRLIINLDLDLLRTFVAVADLNTFAAAAAAVCRTQSAVSQQMQRLEQLVGKELFARHGRNKLLTEHGIQLLGYARKILRFNDEACSSLMFSNLQGALTIGASDETADTILPFLLNRISSVYPKLALDVRVKRNAWMEEMLASQEVDLIVTTHRPGTFESLTLRTSPTLWYCAAEYVLPKGEPLPLVLLDEPSPFRDVVLETLNAANIPWRLAYVASTLPAVRAAVKAGLGVTARPVEMMSPDLRVLGGVDGLPLLPDTDYLLCRNPVVKNDLAQVIYHSMETWQNPWQYGHATSEGGDDTVLLERDLE
- the alaA gene encoding alanine transaminase AlaA, giving the protein MSPIEKSSKLENVCYDIRGPVLKEAKRLEEEGNKVLKLNIGNPAPFGFDAPDEILVDVIRNLPTAQGYCDSKGLYSARKAIMQHYQARGMRDVTVEDIYIGNGVSELIVQAMQALLNSGDEMLVPAPDYPLWTAAVSLSSGKAVHYLCDESSDWFPDLDDIRAKITPRTRGIVIINPNNPTGAVYSKELLMEIVEIARQHNLIIFADEIYDKILYDDAEHHSIAAMAPDLLTITFNGLSKTYRVAGFRQGWMVLNGPKKHAKGYIEGLEMLASMRLCANVPAQHAIQTALGGYQSISEFILPGGRLYEQRNRAWELINEISGVSCVKPRGALYMFPKIDAKRFNIHDDQKMVLDFLLQEKVLLVQGTAFNWPWPDHVRIVTLPRIDEIEMSLSKFERFLSGYRQQ
- the yfbR gene encoding 5'-deoxynucleotidase, translating into MKQSHFFAHLSRLKLINRWPLMRNVRTENVSEHSLQVAMVAHALAAIKNRKFAGQVNAERIALLAMYHDASEVLTGDLPTPVKYFNSQIAQEYKAIEKIAQQKLVDMVPDELRDIFAPLIDEHAYSEEEKSIVKQADALCAYLKCLEELSAGNNEFLLAKSRLEKTLEARRSPEMDYFMAVFVPSFHLSLDEISQDSPL
- a CDS encoding SLC13 family permease, encoding MNGELIWVLSLLVIAVLLFATGKVRMDAVALLVIVAFVLSGTLSITEAFSGFSDPNVVLIAALFIIGDGLVRTGVATVMGAWLVKMAGSSEVKMLVLLMLTVAGLGAFMSSTGVVAIFIPVVLSVSMRMQTSPSRLMMPLSFAGLISGMMTLVATPPNLVVNSELLREGFNGFGFFSVTPIGFVVLILGIVYMLLMRFMLKGDDQAQPGESWKRRTFRDLIKEYRLSGRARRLAIRPGSPLVGQRLDDLKLRERYGANVIGVERWRRFRRVIVNVNGVSEFRARDVLLIDMSAADVDLREFCSEQLLEPMVLRGEYFSDQALDVGMAEISLIPESELIGKSVREIGFRTRYGLNVVGLKRDGVPIEGSLADEPLLLGDIILVVGNWKLIALLGKQGRDFVALNLPEEVSEASPAHSQAPHAIFCLVLMVALMLTDEIPNTVAAIIACLLMGKFRCIDAESAYKAIHWPSIILIVGMMPFALALQKTGGVDLVVKGLMDVGGGYGPYMMLGCLFVLCATIGLFISNTATAVLMAPIALAAAKSMGVSPYPFAMVVAMAASAAFMTPVSSPVNTLVLGPGNYSFSDFIKLGVPFTLIVMAVCVVMIPMLFPF
- a CDS encoding sugar phosphatase, which gives rise to MPEGVSVQCKGFLFDLDGTLVDSLPAVERAWCNWADRFNLAHDEVLNFIHGKQAITSLRHFMPGKTEAEIAAEFTWLEQVEATETAGITALPGAVALLNHLNKAGIPWAIVTSGSMPVARARHQVAKLPAPEVFVTAERVKRGKPEPDAYLLGAQLLGLAPEECVVVEDAPAGVLSGLAAGCHVIAVNAPADTPRLDEVDFSLTSLEQLSVTKQPNGDVAVVRNT
- a CDS encoding YfbU family protein; translated protein: MEMTNAQRLILSNQYKMMTMLDPSNAERYRRLQTIIERGYGLQMRELDREFGELKEETCRTIIDIMEMYHALHVSWTNLKDAQSIDERRVTFLGFDAATEARYLGYVRFMVNVEGRYTHFDAGTHGFNAQTPMWEKYQRMLSVWHACPRQYHLSANEINQIINA
- the yfbV gene encoding terminus macrodomain insulation protein YfbV — protein: MSTPDNRSVNFFSLFRRGQHYSKTWPMEKRLAPVFVENRVIRMTRYAIRFMPPIAVFTLCWQIALGGQLGPAVATALFALSLPMQGLWWLGKRSVTPLPPSILSWFYEVRGKLQEAGQALAPVEGKPDYQALADTLKRAFKQLDKTFLDDL
- the ackA gene encoding acetate kinase, encoding MSSKLVLVLNCGSSSLKFAIIDAVNGEEYLSGLAECFHLPEARIKWKMDGGKQEAALGAGAAHSEALNFIVNTILAQKPELSAQLTAIGHRIVHGGEKYTSSVVIDDSVIQGIKDSASFAPLHNPAHLIGIAEALKSFPQLKNKNVAVFDTAFHQTMPEESYLYALPYSLYKEHGVRRYGAHGTSHFFVTQEAAKMLNKPVEELNIITCHLGNGGSVSAIRNGKCVDTSMGLTPLEGLVMGTRSGDIDPAIIFHLHDTLGMSVDQINKMLTKESGLLGLTEVTSDCRYVEDNYDSKEDAKRAMDVYCHRLAKYIGSYTALMDGRLDAVVFTGGIGENAAMVRELSLGKLGVLGFEVDHERNLAARFGKSGFINKEGTRPAMVIPTNEELVIAQDASRLTA
- the pta gene encoding phosphate acetyltransferase, which translates into the protein MSRIIMLIPTGTSVGLTSVSLGVIRAMERKGVRLSVFKPIAQPRAGGDAPDQTTTIIRANSTVTAAEPLKMSHVESLLSSNQKDVLMEEIIANYHANTKDAEVVLVEGLVPTRKHQFAQSLNYEIAKTLNAEIVFVMSQGTDTPEQLNERIELTRSSFGGAKNSSITGVIVNKLNAPVDEQGRTRPDLSEIFDDSTKAQVVKVDPAKLQASSPLPVLGAVPWSFDLIATRAIDMARHLNATIVNEGDINTRRVKSVTFCARSIPHMLEHFRAGSLLVTSADRPDVLVAACLAAMNGVEIGALLLTGGYEMDARITKLCERAFATGLPVFMVNTNTWQTSLSLQSFNLEVPVDDHERIEKVQEYVANYINADWIESLTATSERSRRLSPPAFRYQLTELARKAGKRVVLPEGDEPRTVKAAAICAERGIATCVLLGNPEEINRVAASQGVELGAGIEIVDPEVVRESYVARLVELRKSKGMTETVAREQLEDNVVLGTLMLEQDEVDGLVSGAVHTTANTIRPPLQLIKTAPGSSLVSSVFFMLLPEQVYVYGDCAINPDPTAEQLAEIAIQSADSAIAFGIEPRVAMLSYSTGTSGAGSDVEKVREATRLAQEKRPDLMIDGPLQYDAAVMADVAKSKAPNSPVAGRATVFIFPDLNTGNTTYKAVQRSADLISIGPMLQGMRKPVNDLSRGALVDDIVYTIALTAIQSSQQQ